TGTAATCGGTATAAGAGCAATCACACTAATTAACGGATCTATTTTACTTGTTAAAATAACTTATTTCTTCGTTTTTCCTTTTACGAAATTTATAACGAAGCAGTGTGTTTTTTAGCCAGTACATAATCATGAATTCCATTTATGTTATCAATTATTCAATTTGCTCCCCTGAATTAACGTAAATATCAGTATTATGACAGTTGTAATATAACTGTCATAAAATAGACCTATAATCTTTGCTATCAATTATGTTGGAGATAGTAAATGGAACGTGATTTAGCGACCACGCTACAAGCTAATAAAAAGCGAGTGGTTAAGGATAAGTTAGTTAAATATGGCGTAACAATCGGTGGCACATCAGTGCTAGTCACTTTGTTATTAATTTTTGGGTATCTTTTATATGTTGTATTACCCATTTTTGCACCTGTTAGCATTGAACAAAAACAATCCTTTCAACGTCAAAATTTAACACCTATTTATGCATTGGGCATAGACGAGCAAAACGAAGTTGCTTACCAGATGGATAATCAAGGTTTGTTGAGCTTTTATTCATTAAGAGAACGTGATTTAGGTAAATCACTTCTAAAATACCAAGCATTTGCAGATACTAATAATATAACTAAAACCATGCCGGTTAATGGTATGTTTGCTTTAGCCAATAATAGTGGTGAAGTGAAAATTGTTAAACCGGATTTTGTAACTTCTTATCCAAAAGATAAACGATTAATCACGCCTGAAATTGATTTCCCATTAGGTGAAAATAGCTTTATCGTTTCTGAAGATAAACAAGCGTTAACACATCTTTCATTTGAAATGAATTCAGATTATGCGGGTATCGCTGCTGTTCAAAGTAACGGTGAAGGTGTATTTCTTCTATTAACAGCCGAAGAAAATTTCATGACTGATGAAGTGGTTTGGGAGCAAGCGTTATTTAAATTACCATCATTTCCTAATAAAGTAGACCAGTTACTATTAACACCAAATCTTAGAAAGTTGTTTGTTCGAAGTGGTAATGATTTACTCGTTTACGATATTTCTGACAGCAATGATATTCATATTTCATCAGCTTTTCAAATTAATGCTAAAGGCAGTAATGTAAATGATGTGCAGTTACTGACGGGCGCTAGTTCATTATTAGTTGCCAATGAGAATGGTGTTATTAGCCAGTGGTTTGAAGTGTTAAGTGAAAATAAACGCGAATTTACTTATATTCGTGATTTTAAAGCCCCTGCAGAAGTAACAAGTATTGTTCCTGAATTCTTTCGTAAAGGGTTTTTAACCACTACGGAAGCTGGCGATTTATCTATTTTCCATTCAACAGGTGAAACTGAACTATTAACTGAGTCTATTTCTAAAGTAGGTTCTTTAGTTGTTGCGATTTCTCCACGTGCGAATGCAATTCTTGTCGCAGATAAAGATGTTATTAAGCTTTATCATGTAGATAATGAGCATCCAGAGATCACTTGGTCTGCGTTATGGCAAGAAGTTTGGTATGAAGGTTACCCTGAACCACAATATGTTTGGCAATCAACCTCTGCTAGTGATGATTTTGAAGCTAAAATGAGTCTTGTACCCATTTCATTCGGTACTATCAAAGCCGCTTTTTACGCGATGTTATTTGCTGTGCCAATTTCGATATCAGCTGCTATTTACACTGCGTATTTTATGGCCCCTAGTATCAGAACTTATATCAAACCAACGGTTGAAATAATGGAAGCATTACCTACTGTTATTTTAGGGTTCTTGGCTGGTTTATGGCTAGCGCCGATTGTTGAAAATCAATTGCCAGGTATTATTTTATTGATGATAAGTCTGCCGGCTAGTGTACTCGTTGCTGCGATTATCTGGACTAATTTACCAAAATCATTAAGTGACAAAGTAAGCGAAGGTGTGTTGCCATTAGTGTTATTGCCTATTCTTGTTGCGACTGGTTATTTCTCAATGGCGTTTAGTGACACGCTTGAAATCTGGTTATTCAATGGTGATACCCGTATGTATTTAACCAATGAATTGGGTATTAACTTTGACCAACGTAACTCGTTAATTGTTGGTATCGCAATGGGGTTCGCGGTTATTCCAACTATCTTCTCAATTGCTGAAGATGCCATCTTTAGTGTGCCTAAGAGTTTAACCATGGGGTCATTAGCATTAGGTGCGACACGCTGGCAAACACTGGCTAAAGTAGTTAT
Above is a genomic segment from Psychromonas sp. L1A2 containing:
- a CDS encoding ABC transporter permease subunit, whose product is MERDLATTLQANKKRVVKDKLVKYGVTIGGTSVLVTLLLIFGYLLYVVLPIFAPVSIEQKQSFQRQNLTPIYALGIDEQNEVAYQMDNQGLLSFYSLRERDLGKSLLKYQAFADTNNITKTMPVNGMFALANNSGEVKIVKPDFVTSYPKDKRLITPEIDFPLGENSFIVSEDKQALTHLSFEMNSDYAGIAAVQSNGEGVFLLLTAEENFMTDEVVWEQALFKLPSFPNKVDQLLLTPNLRKLFVRSGNDLLVYDISDSNDIHISSAFQINAKGSNVNDVQLLTGASSLLVANENGVISQWFEVLSENKREFTYIRDFKAPAEVTSIVPEFFRKGFLTTTEAGDLSIFHSTGETELLTESISKVGSLVVAISPRANAILVADKDVIKLYHVDNEHPEITWSALWQEVWYEGYPEPQYVWQSTSASDDFEAKMSLVPISFGTIKAAFYAMLFAVPISISAAIYTAYFMAPSIRTYIKPTVEIMEALPTVILGFLAGLWLAPIVENQLPGIILLMISLPASVLVAAIIWTNLPKSLSDKVSEGVLPLVLLPILVATGYFSMAFSDTLEIWLFNGDTRMYLTNELGINFDQRNSLIVGIAMGFAVIPTIFSIAEDAIFSVPKSLTMGSLALGATRWQTLAKVVILTASPGIFSAVMMGMGRAVGETMIVLMATGNTPIMDWNIFEGMRTLSANIAVEMPESEVGSSHYRVLFLAAFVLFLFTFFFNTIAEFIRQRLREKYSSL